CTTGGCTTCCGTAAGTATATAAATTCATTACTTCGCCATCACTTATAGCAGTATTGAATAATCTGATATCATCGATCTTACCGGTGATACCGTTTTGAGCCCATGGTCTGTCGGCAGCCAAAGGAGCTGTTTGTCCGTAACCGTTACCCAAAGTGAAACCAAGATCATAGAATTCTAAAGTACCTATAGTTACTTTATTATCTGCACCAGCATCAGCTCCTGTTGGAACGATTCTGAAAGTTTCAGGTTTTGTAACTGTAGTTAATTCTTGTTGATTGATCTTATTACCATTTACATAAAGAGTAATTGTTTGGTTATTGCCATTACCATTGTATGTTACAGTAAGTAATGTCCATTTTCCGGTAACACCAAATGTATTATTTGGGCCAATTACCTGGTTGTGTACATAAGGAGCATTACCATCAACTTGTACTTGTCTTGATTGAATTGCTAAAGAATCTCCTACAACACCGTTGTTAGCTAATTCCATAGAAACTAATCCCCAAAGATCTGGGAATCTTGTACCATTGATTTGGAATAAAGAACGTAATCCTTCAGAACCTGTTGAAGCAGGAATGTTTACCCACATAGAAAGAGTATAGCTTTGTAAAGCAGTGTCTCTGTCAATTGTAGAAATAATAGGATAAACCAATGCACCATTTGTAAATGTTGCACAGTTTCCTATTGCACCTGCGTTAGTGTAAGTAACTGTACCTACTGTTTGTGCTGCAGGTGTACCTGTAGCAAATTCTTTACTGTCGCTATCAAATGTCCATTTAGCTAATAAAAAGGCATGAGCAACTGAGTCAGAAGTTGGCTGAGCAACTGCAGAAAAAGTAAATGAAGTAGATGATGTTGCAGTACCACCCGGAGTTGTTACAGTGATTGTACCTGTAGCACCTGCACCTACAACAGCAGTAATTTGTGTAGCGCTAACAACAGTAAAAGAAGTAGCAGCTGTACCACCAAATTTAACAGAAGTAGCACCTGTTAAGTTAGTACCGTTAATAGTAACAGTAGCACCTGCCGCAGCTGAACTTGGCGTAAAAGAACTAATTGTTGGAGTTCCTGCCCCCGGAGAAGGGTTGTCGTCTTTAGAACATGATATAGTACCTACCGAAAGGGCAAACAACCCTCCTACTATACCGAGCATTGCATTTTTAAGTTTCATGTTTTTTGATTTTTAATTTTTAGTAAGAAAATATTTAATAACAACTATCGTACCTGAACAATAGAAACCGCAGCACCACCTCCATTTGCCAATGAAAGTGATAAACGACTTTTATTAGTTACAGTAATTTTTTTAATTGCATAAGCTTCAGGGTTTGTTTTCCAGTCTGCATTGGCCGCATCTCCGTAGACAGTAGCCATATATTTTTTCCCTTTGTCCAAAAAAGATAGATCTACGGTAAAATTTCTGCTGGTCTCATCTGTAATTGCTCCAACAAACCAATTATCAGTTCCTTTTCCTTTTCTTGCCATTACCACATAATCGCCGGGCTCCGCGGCAATGATATTTGTAGTGTCCCAATCAACCGGAACATCTTTTATGAATTGAAACGCATCCGGATGTGCTTCATAATTTTCAGGCAGATCTGCCGCCATTTGCAAAGGACTGTAAATAGTTACATACAATGCCAGTTGTTTGGCTAAAGTAGAATGTAACTGACGGGTTGAATCAGAAGAATAATATCTTAATTTAAATATACCCGGAGTATAATCCATTGGACCACCCATTAATCTTGTAAACGGTAATATTGTTTCATGATCACATGGGCTTCCATGGCTAAACGCATTGTATTCATTACCTCTGCCTGCTTCGCTCGCCACCCAGTTTGGATAGGTACGTTGGATTCCTGTAGGGCGCATCGGCTCATGAACATCTATCATGATATTATAATCTGCGGCTTTTTGTGCTACGCGTACATAATGATTCACCATCCATTGACCGTCATGATACTCTCCTCTTGGAATTATTTTTCCAACATATCCTGTTTTAACTGAGCTATAGCCATTATTCTTCATAAAGCGAAAAGCAGTATCCAATTGTCGTTCGTAATTAGTAACACCTCCGCAGGTTTCATTATGCATGATTATCTTAACACCCTTTTTCGCTGCATACTCCTGCAACTCTTTAACATTAAAATCAGGATACGGTGTTACAAAATCGAAAGGTTTTTCTTTCCATGCTCCAAAAGCATCTTCCCAACCTGTATTCCATCCTTCTACCAGTACAGCATCTATTCCATTCTTTGCTGCAAAATCGATATAACGTTTAACATTATTTGTATTACCGCAATGCTTGCCATTGGGAATAGCTTTTCCGGTAGCATCCACACTGTCAGCATAATCAGAATAAGCCCAGGTTCCTTTTCCTGTTTGCATCTCCCACCAAACACCTACAAATTTCATTGGCTTGATCCACGATGTGTTTTCAATTTTGCTTGGCTCATTTAAATTTAAGATCATCCTGGAAGCCAATATATCTGCCGCTTTATTACTCACAATAACCGTTCTCCACGGAGTATGACAAGGCGCTTTCAAATATGCTTTATTGCCTGTTGCATCCGGAACTAAACTGGATGTAAGCTGTTGTGTTTTTGTATCCACGTGCAATTGCATCGCTGAATAATTCAACAAAGCTGCTTCATGAATATTTATATACAATCCATCGTCTGATTTCATCATCAATGGTGTTTGTACTGCATACCTGTCAACAACATTGCGTACACAAATATCTGTGCTGCTGTTTACGACAGGCTGATTATCAATTTCACTTATTTTTGATTTCGTGTATGGGTACTCGTTAGTGTCGTAGTCGCCCGGTATCCAAAAAGCCTGGTAATTTCCTGCCAAATTAAACTGAGTAAGCTCATTGGCTACAGTAAAATAATTGAGCGTTTTTTGCTTAGGGAATTCATATCGAAACCCTACACCATCTTCGAACACCCTGAACACAATATCCAATAACAAATCTGTGTTTTTTTTCTTTAAATGAATTGTTAACTGGTTATAGTGATCACGTATAGTGCTTACCTCTCCTAGAACAGGGTGCCAGGTTTCATCAGCACTTTTTTGTTCGCTGCCGGTCAATTCAAAACCATTGCTGAAAGGTAATGGCCGGGGAGTCAATCCTGCATTTGTCACTAAATCAAACCCTAAAGAGGAAGAATTAATAACAGCTTTTTGATCGTATGTAATACTGTATAATGGCATTCCCTTTTCATTTATTGAAAAGC
The Ferruginibacter albus DNA segment above includes these coding regions:
- a CDS encoding IPT/TIG domain-containing protein, with amino-acid sequence MKLKNAMLGIVGGLFALSVGTISCSKDDNPSPGAGTPTISSFTPSSAAAGATVTINGTNLTGATSVKFGGTAATSFTVVSATQITAVVGAGATGTITVTTPGGTATSSTSFTFSAVAQPTSDSVAHAFLLAKWTFDSDSKEFATGTPAAQTVGTVTYTNAGAIGNCATFTNGALVYPIISTIDRDTALQSYTLSMWVNIPASTGSEGLRSLFQINGTRFPDLWGLVSMELANNGVVGDSLAIQSRQVQVDGNAPYVHNQVIGPNNTFGVTGKWTLLTVTYNGNGNNQTITLYVNGNKINQQELTTVTKPETFRIVPTGADAGADNKVTIGTLEFYDLGFTLGNGYGQTAPLAADRPWAQNGITGKIDDIRLFNTAISDGEVMNLYTYGSQGK
- a CDS encoding glycoside hydrolase family 97 protein produces the protein MSLKRIFILFICFGLLKTAVAQELTAGMGKVKVSFSINEKGMPLYSITYDQKAVINSSSLGFDLVTNAGLTPRPLPFSNGFELTGSEQKSADETWHPVLGEVSTIRDHYNQLTIHLKKKNTDLLLDIVFRVFEDGVGFRYEFPKQKTLNYFTVANELTQFNLAGNYQAFWIPGDYDTNEYPYTKSKISEIDNQPVVNSSTDICVRNVVDRYAVQTPLMMKSDDGLYINIHEAALLNYSAMQLHVDTKTQQLTSSLVPDATGNKAYLKAPCHTPWRTVIVSNKAADILASRMILNLNEPSKIENTSWIKPMKFVGVWWEMQTGKGTWAYSDYADSVDATGKAIPNGKHCGNTNNVKRYIDFAAKNGIDAVLVEGWNTGWEDAFGAWKEKPFDFVTPYPDFNVKELQEYAAKKGVKIIMHNETCGGVTNYERQLDTAFRFMKNNGYSSVKTGYVGKIIPRGEYHDGQWMVNHYVRVAQKAADYNIMIDVHEPMRPTGIQRTYPNWVASEAGRGNEYNAFSHGSPCDHETILPFTRLMGGPMDYTPGIFKLRYYSSDSTRQLHSTLAKQLALYVTIYSPLQMAADLPENYEAHPDAFQFIKDVPVDWDTTNIIAAEPGDYVVMARKGKGTDNWFVGAITDETSRNFTVDLSFLDKGKKYMATVYGDAANADWKTNPEAYAIKKITVTNKSRLSLSLANGGGAAVSIVQVR